ttcagttaattgcaaataacttacgacttatgagaaatatcgaaaattttctccgagataagttgtaggaaataaaatgctctacaaaaaatgtcctttaaaattttcggataaagttgatggttgcgtcaaaaaatttaaaaaatgtaaaaatttatcgtcaatctaactttaacttcgaattacttttgaagaaataaaaatatcgaaaaattataagagaccttttttgtagagcgtcaaatttcccataagaatatgtcttgaacattcaaaagtattggccCCACTGTGAGTTACAAAATTCCCaaccttaaaaaataaattttcccatgttatttaaacgggaaatagaaaattgcgatgcggcagttgttaatattcatgttaagagctcaaactttcacagtatttttttttcgtcatttccaacaatattttcgatataatcaagaaaaaaaaaattagtcgatttttttgaatcagtctaatgtATATGGTTGCCGTTCCTATaatcaacatttcaaaaaaaccggttaccatgcattatgggaaccattcccataatatattgtgattgttaccataaatttctctccgtgtaaagCGCTCCGAgtctgaaactgtaaaaatgatattttttatccagaaataacaaatatcaaagtttcaaactcgatattgtcgatttaaactgtaaaattttctgcttaaaattgtattaattttgttactataacaaatttctaaaattacagtttaagctttaatgtttaaagatttttgcccGGAAGGCctatttttactgtagaaactgtaatttttcaattgctcttttttctgtgtgtaaGATCAACACTAAATTTCTGTTATTTAGATAAAGATGCTTATTCTTTACTCTCCCAGATAGCgaaatgacgtcttgatgagttctgaatgagttcctatttatgatttggacgtcttaaaaacacgttaaagaagtctttaagaagttctcaagatgtcgaatgcgccacctagcgaactcagtaagacatctttaaaagttctcaaagagttctcaaagagtttttttttctgactccgcaaataagacttcagaatgaacttaccatgacgtcttaaggagttcctaattttgacttcattttgacttcaaaaaagttaaaaaaagaatacatttagacgtcacaaaactgacgtcttatttatgaagtcttcaagaactcttaatttagagttcttaaaaatgacacctttaagaagtcattataagacttcttgaagactccttcaaaaatacgccgtaaagcagtcattctgACTTTAATGCTGTCTGGGGCtgtgtaataaaataacaaagatTGGCTGGaacgtttttaacacacaaatcATGtagattttaacacaatagtTTTTACTCTGGTTTGGAAATTTCAAGGATTATAAGATTAAAGTCCgattaaattaacttttgatacatttattacttttacatttaacaaaattagaaaaatacacatttgtttttaatgtttaGAATTTTATATCCCAAATTTGTTAATGACTTAAATACTTCTTACGGCAATCAAAAGTTTGTAAAAGCAAATTACTGATGATAATTTTTGCCCAAAacaacccgatgaaaaaagattttatacaattgtatagaattatatatcaattatatatggactatatataattatatatagactatgtataattggatagaaaaaatggcccgatccaattgtatacaatttgtatagaaattgtatacaattctatacaaactgtatataattatatacaattctacatattgcaattgtatagaattgtatataattatatagaattgtatataatttgcataaaattgtatataattatatagacttgtataaaattgtatataattatatagaattgtatacaatttgtatagaaattgtatacaattctatacaaactgtatataattatatacaattctacatattgcaattatatagaattgtatataatttgtataaagttgtatataattatatagacttgtataaaattgtatataattatatagaattgtatacaatttctatagaaattgtatacaattctatacaaactgtatataattatatacaattctacatattgcaattatatagaattgtatataattatatagaattgtatataatttgtataaaattgtatataattatatagacttgtatacaattcgtatagaattgtatacaatttctatatagttgtatacaattggatcgggccattttttgtatataattttatacaattgtataaaatcttttttcatcgagAATGAATAGTttatcagttaaaaaaaaaagaaggaaaACATTTAAACGCCTAAATCGATTTCAATTTATCATTCGGTgctcgaaaaattattatttttattaatgcaaaaaaaagtatatttttacttcaattgttttttttctttacgtaatcaaaaaattgtatttgtgagcaaaataaatcaaaccgtcatttaaaaaaaatttataaaattaagagtaagatagaaaatttagtataaaaaaaaacttaatgaactgcaaataaattaaatacgtTCATGACAAGGttcattatcaaaatttatttgaaccaAGTACTTAATTTTAATCTGCGCAGTGTCGTAGACTACGTACTCGTTATGAATAAGTTTCGGTTTTATGTCGTTGCATTGTTGCTtcttaatttttccaaatggCACTTTGACACCTGGCGAAATTTCTCCGCAGTCCTCGGGATCAGGGACATTTCGTCCTCTTGCAATAACTGAATGCTTGCGTTTTGGTAAAACGAAATCATTGTCTGCTTGAAATTTCTCTTCCACGTTACCCAGGGCAACTTCACAAAGTAGCAAAAGaccttttgaattttttccctGAGCTCTGCAATAATTTGCAGACTTGGAAACTACATCCGCAAAATAAATTCCTCGTCCAAACATGTGAGTGGTAGccgttgaattttttcttggGATCCGCAATCCTTTCAGTAAAATACTTGCGATGTTTGTGAGTTTTGTTCCATGCCACAGAAGCATTTTGTTTCCAATTCCTCTTGAGCGATTGGCATATCGCTGAGCTTCTTCTTTTCGATTAATAGCAAATACTTTCTCAATATTAATCTTATATTTATCATGAACATACGAATGAGTATTTTCGATgtactttttaattactttgaaTTCATTACTGTTCATGTTCAGTTCACTGATGTCCGTGTTCAGTCGATCGTAATAAATGTCTAGTATACTACGAAGTTCTACAGTCTTATAGTTCATAATTTTGTCTGCCAGGTTAATCTCGAATAGTTCGTCCAGCATATCAAATTTTGATGCAATTATTTCTGGGTTATCTAACATCGGAAGCTCATTGATGTTAATTTGGTGAGGAATACAGGCATAGAAGCTGGTTGAACATTCGATTATAATTGAAATTCTTATTGGGTCATTGGCCGGAGAATTCAATGCTCGGGAAATCATTTTCAATTTGCCGTAAgctttttggattttattttccgaCAACTGGCCGGGTCTTATTTTCTGAAGATTGTAATCTTCCATTACTTTGCTAATATTGTCAGCATTGAAAATtagtttcattaaattttgaacggAAACCGgcaatttactttcaaaattaCTGGTGGTATTTGAATTCACGTTATTGCGAAGCTTAACTTGCAAAGTATCAAAGTCTCTTTTATGATGTGTTTTTACAATCCACTTATATTTTCTAATACACTCTTTGCGTGGCAGTTCTTGTAGCAGATCATCCCCATGGACAGTTACAACTGTCCCCCAACTACGGAATAGCCAATATTTGTTTTCGGTCTTGTGCTTTAGGATTTCCAGTTTGTAGTAATGAATGTGATTACGCGCACTAGTTTTAATAAACACGACTGAGTACTCCTTAACATTACTGCGGTAAATATTAGTGACATTTAGGACTTTAGGATCGggtttcaatttttcacagcCTTCGATCCATCGTTTTAAAGATTCTCCACTTATATTGTCTCCGTTTGGGGGGTTCCTGTCATTTATAGTCAGACTTTCAATACGTCGCGTTAAATCTGAAAGGGAcaagtttatataaataatgtaatttatgatatttcAAACAATTTATACTTTTAGTTTCACTGTTAAAAGTTTTTCCAATTTCCAAGGATTATGATAGAAATTTgataagatttattaattttatgtgaatttgatttttcacacaattgataaaaaactaGAGCGtaatctttaattaaaatacaactCATACaacaatctttttcaattcttgaGCAAGTCTGCTCTCAAGATCGATAGGTGCTAGGTCTTTTTCTACatgtgtcttgctgcagatacttgTAACCAGATTTAAATTGCAAGCCTCCCTAGCGGATCCGTATACACCGTGTAAGCTTAGTGTAAACTCGATATATACTTAGTGTCAGTGTAAATTAGAGATTTATTTGGTGCATACTCGGTGCATATTGAGTATACACCAAATACACTCAAAGTTTATACTGAATTTACACGGTGTATATGCGCATGATATACACAGAGTTTACACCGagtatacactaaaaaaatttttcaagtcctCAGAACAAAAGttgtgaagaaaattttttttgaaaaaaattgaaataaaaaaaaatcaagttttgaaaaaaaaaattaatatttaaaaaaaaattaaaattttcaggaaaattaaaaaaaaaatacacatacatacagtcATACAAGCACCATCGTAAAAACGCTCGTAGAAGCTtcctaagacctcaaaacgtcgagatctgatgaaaactcgattttcgaaaaactggttaaaaccaataactttccgattttagaaaattttcaattttctcagcgaaaagttaataaataaaatgttgcAAATAAACTTGAGTAATAactgtttttttgtttttattcaataaaaaaaaattcactcagTGGGGACTAAATCAACTGAAAATAATCCACCTCGCgttactccgcaaattttttgactttgcTTACAgcacttagaaatttttatgaaaataggacagaaaaaaatttttggtgtatACTTAATGTATATACGCCGTGTATACACCGTGTATATTTGGTGTATACTTAGTAGATAGCGGTCCGCTAGCAGGGCTTACACAAGAAATTCGTGCCAGATTATAACTCAATAGAAATTATAAGattaaattatatagattATAACTCAATAGGAAGACTGTAGTTAAAAATAGTtgcgcatggcttgctcaagatctgctcaagacTCAAAATTGACCTTgtcttgagcagatcttgagcaagccatgcgtaAGTACCTACTGTAAATTACTGGTGCAAAAAATGCGTCAGACACTTTTTCATTACACCGTATTCAAGATATCTTGCGTAAGATACCATGAGCGAAACATACACAAATCTGgacattaatttatatttttaaccgaatatatatttaattacatgtGCCAAAAATTTAGTAGgattgatttttgttttttttaaataatatataaaagtgTTTCAAGTCCTTTGTAActgtagtttattttaaatttgataagtAATCACACATGAATTGTCATTTAATTCCAAGAATCATTTTATCTAATCTTCATTCTGAAtagttacatttttaatttgataattaaacgATTTCAGttcagataataaataataaattaatatattttattatgcaATAATATgttgtgaaaatatttcaatgcaaaacatttaaatgtatgtattttcgtataataataaaatttactagcaGCAGCGAAGTTAGTTTCATTATCAAACTTTACGAAGAGACCGCATACTTTAATGAAACTCGAGACTTAAATACAATATTACTGTTATCAAGCGTATAAATTTACTTGAGGCATAGtgcagaataatttttattattactaagttctatttaaatattatcattgaCTGATTTTATgtaatcgaaaataaaaaattgtttaatccAAATATACTTAAGTatgtaaatgaataattagtaaaaaattaccatactGGTCAAAGTTCgctgatttttaattttatgtaatatatatatatttatatattttctttgttgaacaaaaaaataaaattcctttgAACTATagctcatttttattttattattctttatttatatttagatacttgcaaaaaaaaatttatgagagcaTCGTTTAAAATATCCTTAAAAGCCTTAGTTGCGAACATATTAATAAGTGTATTTAGAcaacagtaaatttatttgtttcaatattaataataatgaattgcccgcatgaaaaaactttatatgtgaaaacatatatgatagaatatatgaatattataatgtgatatattgtacaatatataaaataatatttatatttttgtcgtattaatatatgataatatattgaaaaaaaatatattgatagaatatattatcaatatatttatcaatatatgactttttatgtatgttttacgtatgtattttaatatatcttttttatattgatatattatattgaaagtattatattaattaatatatagtattttttatattttttatatatgttttccaatatattgcgaaatatatggtttccaatatatcgtaaaatatatggcactttttttacttttcttaggttattgccagtaaatataaggtcaataaaaagaaggagaaaaaataataaatttgacttttttttgtggaattgtgtagaaattgaaaaagtatattgaaaaaataaaattttcaatatattgcgaaaatataagttttaatatactggaaaaatataattccaatataccgcgaaccatatattgcacgactcataatgcgaagcattagggagtgctttacgatcgaaaatttttattcgtctCCTTTCTACAACTATTTCTGTTATTATCCTCTTATTAGTGAACAGAAACATCTCACATGATGCACCAATTTACAGACAATGTAATGAAGATTATTTCtgcgattttcaaaaacaaattcagTGCAATAGAAAcgagaaaatcattaaaataaactaaaaaattttcccgtcaagcagtaaaaaaattttgtagcttgaaaacacaatatctcgaaaaagaatccataatttaactccattttttttttaaatgactcgTTTTGCCCTAGAAGGATTTGCTTTCGAAAATGGCTATCTAACTTTGTGTTAtgcaattgtaattaataaaaaattaaatcgcattttctttaattttagccTAAAAAATATGTGTGGACATTCGTCTTAACAAGTGCGCATgcgtggtattttttttttctaatactaTCACCCAGTGTGCCTGCGCCATACTTTTAACCGATTCATTTGGAGCGggtatttcgaaaataaaaatataaaaaattgagattagacgaataaataaataaataaaaataataaacaaacaagtgaaaaataaaaatagaaaaaaaaaaagtaaaatttttcacagatCGTACGGCGAAgaatttcggaattttttacgtttgaaatttattatttttttttttttttattgttaataaaattatttttttatcatttttatataaataaataacatttgtacttcaaattttatttatttttattttttttattttgcctgCGACATTACCCTTTCggaatattttaatgtttacgATCAAATaagcattatgagtcgtgcacttttggattttccaaactttttaatcatataaattcttttatatataatcaattatatagagaccatataccactaattatatgagtcaaaatatatggatatatatatcaagtttattatattatacatataaattatatatatactatccatatatgataagaatatattgagcattatatgagataatatatatagaaaaatacaaaacattatatacaagtaaatatattatgataaatatataatccaatatatgtaaaaaacatatatttttcgatatagatatttttgccgctatatatttatcacatattcaccatatatttttttatatacttttaacaatatatagcttttccatgcgggtgCTATGTAAGCGCAttctttatataatttatccactactttaattaattttcctggtattaaataaaatgtttttaataaatatggatgattttatatgatcacTCAAATGTACTAATTGTTGATGCAAGTACCCTGCTTAGAAAAACCGATAGATTCTCATAGCTGTGCGTATAACAAAACTGCGTGTTAGAACAACATTTTACACAAATCTTtaaatgaatcgtttatttgagaaaccccataagttaagaaaacaaaatttttcaggaaacacaaaaaacatttttttggaaaaacttgacattaaaataataaatatataggggaaggggggccaaaacgggataggccggcaaaataggataccctcaaaatttcgtcaaaatttttttttctcgaaaaactttcgaaaatggtcaaaaatgacatctagtatcattttacactattaaaatctaaaaaaaaacatttttatattttttgcgaaaagtataatagtggcgccaatttcaaattttgaaaagaaataacaaggaaaaacttctttaaaaatatgttgagagtaaattttattacttacatcaatttagaaagacattattacatcaattttattcacttgaaaaaaaaaaataaaaaaatttactttttttggggtatcccattttgcctgcagaaaataaaaattttttttctgatggcagtctaaaattcgttatatttatttcaaatagaatcagAATGAAGCCTCCGAAAAAGATtccattaagaaaaatttaatttttcaactgaaactacttaaaaaaattatttaaagttcattgacttatggggtttctctaccaaacagaaaaaaaagttataaaatcattgtttttttaaatgcttccactcaaatcatttattacactgataaaatgaagtattaaatatatttgaactctgaaactcagaaattacaaaaaattataatgaatttagaCATTTTAAGTAGccatataacagtcaacaataaaacaaaattttaaattaatttcccaaaaaagcgcgagttttaaataaaaaaaaaaattattatttctgtaaaactaaaactgcatatgtttatttgagtcattgacttatgggatttctcaattaaataaaattgctgtcaactcgttaatttatttttaaacgctgatttgatgcatattttgattgatttctatgggacatccaaagaacccaaaaatgcaaaaaacccaatttcgtataaaacatgacttatggggtttctcaaataaatgaTTCATATGTTGTTTTAACATCATTTATTTGAgtgaaaaaatagtaatattcTCTATTGCCGGTTCTAAAACTGTTACACATTTAAATGTTATCTGCAACGCACGTAAAGTGATGATTTACCATTTTTATTTGAGTTCTTTTGATACTTATAAAAAGTTATGTATATTCTTTTTCATGCAAAACGTTATTAAGttgaatattttcttttttctcttcaattttttatctaatacACTATAAGCGCGTTTTCTCAGgttctatatatttaaaagattatATTGTGTGGAAATATTTACATATGTTAAATATGTTGAAGGAAGTTttgtaaataatgaaataaaatactcTCAATAATCAGAACCCTGCTATCGTTAAATCTTTTatcttatataaatatttgggtgattcaaaaagatccttttttttttttttctttgacagACAATATTCAAAGTTAGTATTaggtatgataaaaattatcccGAAATATCAGCTTGAAATCTTAATCTCACTAAGAGCTAAACGAATGTtcaattttccatttttaaattacatgcagataatttttttttgttttttaaaaataaaagtattaaaaatttttttttttttaacaaaatcatAGTACATAGCCCTGTAGGGGATTTAATTCTCTACGAAAAATCTCTCAAATGTTTTGTAATGAGTCAGATATTTGTAAAGAACTTTtagataaacttttttactgtgttattttcgataaaaaaaattttatttcaaaattgttttttttttttttttttttttttttttttaaatgaaaaattgaaggaataaataaatatcatgtgatcctaaagttagtagacaattaacaatttttgaattttttttcagcaattcaattacaaaaaaaaaaatttttaaatatgcacATTAGAGTGCGTCATTTCggagcaaaattttttttttaagtggatgtggaaaaaatcatagttcaatacaaaaaaaaaattttcgcgcaagaagaaaaattctgtcgattacagacctagttcaataaaaaattcgatttcccatttaaataacacgggaaatttttttcttaactttgaatatttttaacttgttAACAAATCTATAGATCGAATAGACATAcatgattttgtaggaaattaaacgttctacaaaaaaggtctcatcatttttttataaatccatctgttcaaaagttagaGCTCGAATTAAATTTGgaggtttttttatttttccggcgaaactatcagacttatcacaaaatgttgtaggctcttttttgttgacaattttattttctacaaattattatcagtaaagttttttcaaattccacattgttatctagttattttcattttaatttcaagctcttaaaaaagtagtgttctgatcaatttcaagagctcaaaattgaaatgaaaataactagaaaacaatgcggaatttgaaaaaactttactgataataatttgtagagaataaaattttcaacaaaaaagagcctacaaaattttgtgataagtctaatagtttcgccggaaaagtaaaaagaccTCCAACTTTAATTCGAGCtctaacttttgaacagatggatttatcaaaaactgatgagaccttttttgtagagcgttcaatttcctacaaaaacatgtatgtctattcgatctattgatttgttaacaagttaaaaatactcaaagttaagaaaaaaatttcccgtcttatttaaatgggaaatcgaatttttcaatgaccTAGATCTGTAATCGAcagaattttttctcttgcgcgaaaattgtttttggtgtagaactatgattttttccacgtgcacttgaaaaaaaaagtgttgctccgaaatgacgcaccctaatgcacatgtagaaaattaaaaaatgtatataagagtaatttatagaaatattttttttctgtaatttctcgttttgaaaaaaatccaaacattattagacgtcggctaacttcaagatcattaAATTTTGCATATCaactgttttattatttattaggagaagggggggggggggcaaaacgggatacttaacgaaaaatttagtttttagggacataaatatcgtaaattggcttcattctgattctatttgaaataaatataacgaatgttagactgccatcagaaaaaaaatttttattttctgcgggcaaaatgggataccccaaaaaaaagtaaattttttttttttttttttttcaagtgaataaaattgatgtaataatgtctttctaaattgatgtaagtaataaaatttactctcaacatatttttaaagaagtttttccttgttatttcttttcaaaatttgaaattggcgccaatattatactttttgcaaaaaatataaaaatgtttttttttagcttttaatagtgtaaaatgatactagatgtcattttcgaccattttcgaaagtttttcgagaaaaaaaaattttgacgaaattttgagggtatcccattttgccggcctatcccgttttgcccccccttcccctaataattaaatttaatattcatttcaaaaattttcatgaaaataaattcaaactttttcattttttttttttaatgttaattcgattgaaaaattaaatacaaaaaaaaaacatcgagtTTTAATGACTCCCGAAGTAGTTGACATCTGACAACTTCATCGTctttaattagtaaattaattgtcattggaaaaacttttaaaaattatacgcaagaaaacttttgaaaattcttgacaagcatttttcaaaattttctcctgTCAGTATTtatcgaaaataaataattttttgaatgactGCTATTtttagcataaaaaattttatgacactgaagttagccgacatccaataatttttggatttttttttaaactaaattataaaaaaaaaaaatttgaaaaaattgcacctatacagggtggccacaaagaaatgatttcaaaattccctgatatttcccggttttccagtaaagttttt
This window of the Microplitis mediator isolate UGA2020A chromosome 8, iyMicMedi2.1, whole genome shotgun sequence genome carries:
- the LOC130672829 gene encoding poly [ADP-ribose] polymerase 1-like — its product is MDLTRRIESLTINDRNPPNGDNISGESLKRWIEGCEKLKPDPKVLNVTNIYRSNVKEYSVVFIKTSARNHIHYYKLEILKHKTENKYWLFRSWGTVVTVHGDDLLQELPRKECIRKYKWIVKTHHKRDFDTLQVKLRNNVNSNTTSNFESKLPVSVQNLMKLIFNADNISKVMEDYNLQKIRPGQLSENKIQKAYGKLKMISRALNSPANDPIRISIIIECSTSFYACIPHQININELPMLDNPEIIASKFDMLDELFEINLADKIMNYKTVELRSILDIYYDRLNTDISELNMNSNEFKVIKKYIENTHSYVHDKYKINIEKVFAINRKEEAQRYANRSRGIGNKMLLWHGTKLTNIASILLKGLRIPRKNSTATTHMFGRGIYFADVVSKSANYCRAQGKNSKGLLLLCEVALGNVEEKFQADNDFVLPKRKHSVIARGRNVPDPEDCGEISPGVKVPFGKIKKQQCNDIKPKLIHNEYVVYDTAQIKIKYLVQINFDNEPCHERI